CCCCACCTTTTTATCTACAGCTTGCGCAGCTTCACGCTTTGTATCATATGATCCTGCCCCTTGTCCAAAATCAATTGAGCGCGAACACGTGTCGGCAAAATGTTTTGGCGCAGGTTGGCTCCGTTGATCTCCGTCCAAATGCCGGTGGCTACCTCCGTCGCCTCCTCGTCTGACAGACTCGCGTAACGCTTGAAATACGAGGATGGATCGGAGAACGCGGTCTGACGCAACAGCTTGAACCGCTCTACATACCATTTCAGGATGTGCTTCTCTTCCGCGTGCACGTAGATCGTGAAGTCAAAGAAATCAGAAACAATGACCTCGGAAATACGAGCATCGTTTTCGTCACCTCTAGGCGGTTGCAGCACATTCAAGCCTTCGACAATCAAAATGTCAGGCTGTCTGACGGTCTGCCATTCATCTGGTACGATGTCATACACAAGGTGGGAATAAACTGGCGCCTTCACTTCAGGCAAACCCGATTTTACATCGGATAAAAAATTGATAAAGCGGCGCAAGTCATAACTCTCTGGGAATCCCTTGCGCTTCATGATTCCTCTATCTTCTAGAACCTTGTTCGGATACAGGAATCCATCTGTCGTTACCAAATCGACCTTCGGATGATTCGGCCAGCGGGACAACAGCGTCTGCAAAATGCGAGCCGTTGTGCTTTTGCCTACAGCCACACTACCTGCGATACCGATAATGAATGGAACCTTGCCATCCTGGTTCCCTAAAAAAGTGTGAGTCGCCTGGTACAGCTCCTGCGTGCCCCCGACGTACAAATTCAGCAGACGGGACAACGGTAGGTAAATGTCGGAGACTTCCGTCATGGACATTTTCTCGTTCAAGCCCTGCAAAAGGGAAAGCTCGTTATCAGATATGGTCAACGGCGTGGAAGCCCGCAGAGCACTCCACTGCTCGCGATTAAATGTAACATAGGGTGATGCCATGGGAATGTACATCCTTTCCATCATGAAAGTGCTTTCTTTATTTCACACAAGGTTAGTTTACACCAGCATGTCTCTCTTGGGAACAAGGGGGTTGTCCCAAATCAGACCAGCCCTGCACTTTTGCCTTCATGAGCACATAGGAAAAAAGCTGATACCCCATGGCATCAGCTTTGCTTGTAAAAGAATTTCTCGTTATTTTCCCAAGTGGGCTTGCAGCATCCACACATGCTTTTGCAAGCTGTCCATGATCCCCAAGAACATATCGCCAGTCGCTTCATCGTCCTCTGCTTCCGCGGCTGTAATTCCCTCTTGGAGCTCCTTGATCAGGAGTGTAAAATCGCTCACGACTGCCTCTACCATTTGATCCGCAGACTCTCCACCTGTGGCTTCCTTTATGGAAGCCTGCTCCATACAAGCCTTCAACGTCGAAACAGGCTTGCCTCCAACCGTTAACAGCCGCTCCGCCAGCTCATCCACATTTTTGGCTGCCTCGTTATATAGCTCCTCGAATTTTTCATGCAGGGTAAAAAAATTCGGGCCTTTGACAAACCAATGATAATGATGCAGCTTCATATACAACACAGACCAGTTGGCAACCTGTTTATTAAGTACGTCGGTCACGGGCCGACTCATTGTCATACTCATCCGGGCGCTCCACCTCTCATGGTATAAATCGTTTGTAGTATGTGGTGAATCGGTCGTTTCTATTCTTTTCATGTACAGAGCGCATCTACAAGATCCTTTAGCCTATCTTCATAATGCTCTCCGTATTTTAGCAACTCAATAAATGAAGCAACTTAGCCATGTATTTTCACAAGAAAATCCTCTAATACTCTCCTAGTCGCAACGCCAGCTCTGGGAAGTAATTCATTTACACGAACGAGTATGGCAGGATTGTCACGTATCATTTGTTTCCCTTCTAGAGTCGTATAGCTTCTCAACGTATCTACACAGATCACGAAAAGTTCTTCATCACCCGTATCCAGCAACGATAGTAGAATATTCAGCTCATGCTCGTTACAACAACTATCCAAACAGTACGCAAGTTTTCGCTGCCATTCTAACGGTTTCATCAGCATATGACTGGACAGGTCTTCCCAATCCTTTTGACTGAACTTCACTAGCATGTCAGACGCTATTATGCAGCCATAGTCATACCAATAATCAACGGTATTTTGGCAGCCTGTTATGAAAACATCTAATTCTTTGTACATGCTGGTCACCTCCATTCAATATTCAAGTTTGTCACTCCAAAATGTAAAGCCTCCTGTATCTGTGCCAAAGCCAATCCCTTGAACAACTAGGACCTAGAATGAAATCTGTGTCTTTTTCACGTAAAAAACCACAAATTACTCATTTCCCTTTTTTCTGTCAATCATACGATATTTCGAGATTGAAAAAAGGAGGATTACTATGGCGAATAAAGCGAAAGCAAAGGTTAGCCCACAATTCAAAAGGCTCTGTACCCGATTTGGAAGAATATTAGGGGGCGAGTCGGAAATTGAGAGTGGGCCGGTTTGTTTTGTCATGCGGCTTGCAAATCTTCGAGAAACAATCTTGGGAAGACGAACGCTTTCCCCTTTAGTTCGAGCTCAAATGTTTTCGTTTGAATCCCTTGATAGGTCGGGTCGTGCCCTTTGTTTGGGCGAGACTGCCGTTCACCAAAATCAGGTGAACCGCTTGATGTCGAATCTCCGCAAACGTGGGATTAAAGTGACGGCACTTCACAACCACTGGCTAAAAGAAAACCCGCGCTTAATGTATATGCATTGGGAAGCGATAGAAAATCCGATCGTATTCGCCAGGAAAACCAAAGAGTCCATCGCATTCCTGGGTTAACATGGTGGAGCCATGAAGTTTTCATTTCATCATAATCGAAAGGATGACGGATATGGGCAAAGTAAAGGCAAAAGCAAAGGCAAGTCCCCAGTTTAGAAGACTGTGTAACCGATTTTCTGCCATTTTAGGTGGAACAGAGCATGAAATTACGAGAGGTCCCGTTTGTTTCGTCTCCAGAAATAGAATATTCAATGCGTCCATATTAGGCAGAAGAACCACATCCCCATTGGTCCGTTATCAACTGTTCTCGTTCGAATCCTTGAACAGTTCAGGACGTGCACTTTGTTTAGGGGAAACGGCTCTCTTCCAAAACCAAGTAAACCGTTTGCTGTCAAACCTTCGCAAAAACGGGATAAAAGTTACAGCAGTCCATAATCACTGGCTCTTTGAAAACCCGCGTCTTATGTATATTCATTGGGAGTCGATTGATAATCCCATTGCATTCGCCAGGAAAGTGAAGCGTTCTATTGCCTTTTTGGGTTAATCAACCAATAACAGAATACAGCGGCAGCTAAAGACGTGGTGTTATCGACTTTGTTTTAGGTCTTAGGTAGCCGCTGTTTCATTTATTAAGGATATAAAAAAAGCTCATTCCGTCTACCACGACAGACGGAACAAGCCTACTTCACTTACTATGCTGTTACAATTTTTTCGGTGTTGGACTTGGCAAACTTTCAAACGTATACCCATTAATCCCGGCAAAATCCATCTTTTTACGCAAATCACTGACAAACTGCGTAAAATAGAGGCCACGATCCATACTGCCCGCATATTTTCTCAACTCGTAATCGTAGGATAATGAATCGTATATGTGCTGTAAATCATCAACGAGCACTTTTTTCATATCCGCTTTTTTAATAGATGGATCGATACTGCATTCGTTCACGAGCGCCTGTAATGTTTCCTTGAGCGCATCATTGTCATAGGACGGGTGGGAGAGTAAAAATTTCAAATCATACAAGTCTTTAAACCTCGGCCTGACAATCGTTTGATGCAGCTTCCAAGCAACCTGGATGGACAGAGGTACAGTGTACGGAACATGAAAGCTTTCTCCAATGGCAGGTTGGTACTCTAGTGGAACCGGGTCTGCATCCATTTCCAAGTTAAACGAAATATCCAGATTAAGCTCATTATAGTCAGACGCTTCCCTTGGTTGACCTTTGAAATAATAGGCAATATCCGTATTGATCGTCGGAAAATCATCTGCCATAGCGTAGTCGATATATCTCCAAAATGCATTCTTTCGAAAACTTCTAAACACGACGCCGTCGTTCAGATCCATTTCGGTTACTTGAATCATCCACTGTGTAAATACTTCATGTGCATGTTCGACGTCCCTGATCTTCCCCGCATACAATAAGTCGATATCATCTGCGTCCCGAATCTCGCGGTTGTCCAAATATTGTCTGGTTAGAAGGCTGCCTTTTAATACAAAGGGCATATTCACTAGAGTAATTCTTCTCAACAGTGCTTCCAAAACAACAAGCTCTCTCGCCTCATATTCCAACTCTGCTACATCATCATATGTAATCATCATGATCCTCCATCTAAAAATTAGGAAATCCAGCCGCTGTCCAGTTCTTCGCGGCTGTCATAAATACATAGTTCATATTGTTCTTTGATTAGCCCAATCTGATTTGCTTGCAAAATGGTATGTATCATTTCTACTCGATCGTAAAACTGTTTTGGGCTCTCATATTCTCGGACGGTGATAAATCTCACTTTTCCATTCGCATTCAAAGAGTTTCTCGAAATATGTCCACCATGACCCTCGCATAAATTTCGTAAGGCGGCGACATCATCGACCGCTACTTTGCCATGCCATTCGAAGTAAGGCTTCGAGTTTAGGATGGGCTGGTGAAAATACGTTTCTTCCTTTGGAGAAATCTCTACTTTTTTTCGGACGATGGTAAAACCGTTGTGTTGAAACGTAGCTGCAATCTTTTCCATCTCTTTATTGGCTTCATGAAAATCTGGTCGTATGATTACTCCTGTTATCATCGGTTGATTGATGTAATTTCCCTGATCCAAGACGATCATGACCGGTTTCACTTGTTGCGATTGGCAGAGATCGATAAAAGCTTCCTTTTCATCAAGTTGTAGATCGTTGAAGGTAACATGAAACTCAAATTCCATTGCTTCACTCCCTGACTTTCCTTGTATTGCACAATCAATTTATTACCTTTTCTTCCTATTTGTATCGACATATCTTTTCTATCTCTTAACCGTTTCGTTTATAAAATAAAAAAGTAGAGGTACGCTGAGAATCTTCTCTCAACATATCTCTACTTCGAATAAGTCCTAGTTGCTAACCATTTAGCTTGGTGGTTACTGAAAAGTCCAGAGAGTGTACTTTTATGGACCAATGCCCCAAGATTTCATCGAGTCTTAAAGCGTAAGTCCTGATCTTTGAGCCTAAAGAGCTTTGATACGTAAGTTTTGAAAGCTGAGCTCTCATCTTTGAGCTTTCATCCTCGTATTCGCCAAATAATTTTAGGATGGCCTAGTTGACCCACTAGGCAAGGGACTCTCGTTTATCAGCTATTCAAATGATTAGCAAATCACACTGTTAATCCACAAGATTAATTTTGGTAATAGTATTGGATTCGCTTAAAATAAAATCGACTTCACACTCAAACTCGTCAATTTCTTTACTAAGCGTATCCATTTTTTCTTTCAACTTCAATGGGTCTACGAGCTTCGCTTCATTTTGCTCTTTAAACGGTTTGGAGATCGCTTCCATTTCCGTATCCTTCACCTTGGAGTCTTTGCCAAAGTTCGCTTCGAGCAGCTTTTCTAATCGTAGCTGTACTTCTTCATTTTTCGATTCAACCTGCGTGACTGCTTGGTTGTAATCTCTTCTCATTTTCTCCAGCAGTGATTTCTCGTATTGAATGGACGTTTTTCGCTCGATTGCTTCGGCAACTGTCATTCTCTTGCCGCTTATCGTTACCATCGTCTTTGCGTTGGACTCGACGATCAGTGACTTCATTTTTTGTCTTCTTTTTATTAGATCAATGATGGATTGGTAGTTTCGCTCTGTTGTTTCCTCATAGAGTTCTGTTGACGTGTAACCAGATACTGGCTTATGTCCAATGGCCGAAGACATGAAAGTCGTTTCATTGATTCCTTTTTGGATTCGTTTATCGAGTAACTTTAGTTCTGAGAGTCCTCTTGTGATAGACATTTCCATCGTGTCATTCCTCCTCGTGGAGTTTGATAGAAGAATTGTTTATGGATATAGGGGTACCATTTGGTAGTTTAATATACAACTTTATGTAAATAGTTGTAAAATTTCTCAGGGGATTGGTTTGAAAAATTCCACTTAAACTATCTTATCTAAATGATATTCAATTGGCTTCTGTTCAATTTTTTCTAATAACAAGGTTTTTCTTGTAATAAGATCATCGAATTGTTCCAGCGACAGTTTTTCCTTTAGTTGCTGCATATTCAAACTATCCAATCCTTTTAAAAGATACTCTTTGGATTTGTGAAATACCGCAGAGTGGGTTAATAATATCTCTCCGTAGGCTATTAGGACTATCGATTTTTCAAAAATACCAAGGTTCATCGTTGTTTCAAATTCACCAAGGGTCCTAGACAGCGCTTGAGTACCCCTCATGTCCTCTGCTCTATACTCTTGGTACATTTCATTGATTGCCTCAAACAATTCCTCGTACTCCCAATGCATGTTTAATCCTCCATTTACTACTCATGTTTCCCTCATCGTTAAAGGTGGGATAAGCCTTTGGAAGTTTAATTTCGACCACCTAGCTTAGCTACATTTACGATCTCTCTTATAAAAGGTGTTACAAAAAAGCAGTTTTCCATATCATCCTCATCCAACATAGCCCAATAATCAATCGTATTCTTATGAATACGAATATCTTTAAGGAGATGATTCCTGATAGAGCTACCCCAACTCTCCTCGTCCTTTTCTTCTATCATCGCATCTTCGTATGAAGAAATAATAACAATCATTAAAGCAAACTTTTCCTCTATATCTAGATTAAAGTTTTCATATGCAAATAAGAAATCCGCTACTCTTGAAGAATCGGACACTTCATACTCCCAATCTTGTGAAAATTCCTTGGGAGCTGGTAATTTGATTTTCTTTACAAGGCCTTCAATAGCACTTCGAGTAACATATTTAGGATTTATGTTCTCCATGACTTATTTCTCCTATCTATATATCTATATCGGCCGTTTTCAAAGTTGATGGTGTCACCTTTAAAAAAGGCTCATTCCCCCTCATCATTCAAGTTGGAATAAGCCTTTCGCAATTAATTAACCGTATCAAAGCTGCAAATATAGTCGATACAACATTCGGGCAGCTTCCCCGCGAGTGACAGCCTCGCCAGCTCTAATCTGTTTATCCGCAGGTACATCTATCAAGCGCTGCTTCACAGCCAAAGCCATCGTTGGTCTCGCCCAATCGGAAATCGTGTGTTGGTCTGTGAATTGACTCAAGTAGTCCTCCGTATTCGAAGGGTAATGATAATTTTTCTTTTCATGTAATGATCTTGCACCAATCGCAGCCATTTCTTCCCGGGAAATGGTATGGTCTGGCCTAAACGTGCCATCCGGATAACCTTTGACAATATCCTTTTTTTCGGATGACGCGATAAATGGAACATGCCATTGCGGCGGATTCACGTCTGAAAAGCTCTCCGTCGCCGTTTCGTCCAAAGCGTAAAAAGCTCTTACAAGCATCGCCGTGAACTCTGCACGGGTAAGCGGTGAATCGGGCTCAAAGTTGCCATCTTCTTTCCCGGTTACGATTCCTTTCGATCCCAGAAACTGTACGGCTTGCTGTAACTCAGGATCCCGATTGTCAACATCAGGGAACGTTTTGGTATTATTATCCACGAAATACGTTCCAGAACGGTTTATTTCGGCTTCCATGCCGTTATTGTACGGATTGAACTTTCCTCCGATAGGCTGCGTTACTTTCCCATTCGTATAGAACACGCTATTATGTGTCGCGTCCGCCTGATGTGCAGGCAGAATGAGCCCGATGTTGCTAGATACGTTAGAAAGCTCCTGCCCTTGTTCATCTAAAAATTGTACATGGTATCCGCCGTTATTGTTTTCGACCAAGCGAATAACAATAACCGGGAGCGAATGGAACAGGCGATTTACGGTCGCAAGGTTAAACGTCAGTTTCGCATCCCCCGCATGGACGGTAAGATAGTCGATATCCTTACGATTGGTGAAGCTATCCTTATAAAGTTTGACTGTAAAACCTTTTTGTTCAGGCAAAGACAAAATTTCCCCATTTACGACTAACTCTCTAGCAAGAGCAATGTTGTTTTCCGATAGCGTCTGCTCTACAGCAGTCTTAGCCTTTCGCGCATTGTCAGCTACGCGGTCAACCAACTCGGGCGTGATGATGAGTTGGCCATTCACAATATCCGACTTTTCGCTACTTGCGGCTGTAATAACTAGCTCTCCTGCTTGGGTCAGTCCCTCCACAATAAACGGACGTTGTCTGTCAGCGACAGGAACCGATTCGACGGCAGTGTAATACGTCTCGGACAGTCTATTACTATCGACGACGTACAACAAAAAGTAAGCGGTCACGTCCGGAGAACCAGCTCTGCTT
This genomic stretch from Brevibacillus sp. DP1.3A harbors:
- the coaA gene encoding type I pantothenate kinase codes for the protein MASPYVTFNREQWSALRASTPLTISDNELSLLQGLNEKMSMTEVSDIYLPLSRLLNLYVGGTQELYQATHTFLGNQDGKVPFIIGIAGSVAVGKSTTARILQTLLSRWPNHPKVDLVTTDGFLYPNKVLEDRGIMKRKGFPESYDLRRFINFLSDVKSGLPEVKAPVYSHLVYDIVPDEWQTVRQPDILIVEGLNVLQPPRGDENDARISEVIVSDFFDFTIYVHAEEKHILKWYVERFKLLRQTAFSDPSSYFKRYASLSDEEATEVATGIWTEINGANLRQNILPTRVRAQLILDKGQDHMIQSVKLRKL
- a CDS encoding Dps family protein encodes the protein MSMTMSRPVTDVLNKQVANWSVLYMKLHHYHWFVKGPNFFTLHEKFEELYNEAAKNVDELAERLLTVGGKPVSTLKACMEQASIKEATGGESADQMVEAVVSDFTLLIKELQEGITAAEAEDDEATGDMFLGIMDSLQKHVWMLQAHLGK
- a CDS encoding DUF1259 domain-containing protein; amino-acid sequence: MANKAKAKVSPQFKRLCTRFGRILGGESEIESGPVCFVMRLANLRETILGRRTLSPLVRAQMFSFESLDRSGRALCLGETAVHQNQVNRLMSNLRKRGIKVTALHNHWLKENPRLMYMHWEAIENPIVFARKTKESIAFLG
- a CDS encoding DUF1259 domain-containing protein gives rise to the protein MGKVKAKAKASPQFRRLCNRFSAILGGTEHEITRGPVCFVSRNRIFNASILGRRTTSPLVRYQLFSFESLNSSGRALCLGETALFQNQVNRLLSNLRKNGIKVTAVHNHWLFENPRLMYIHWESIDNPIAFARKVKRSIAFLG
- a CDS encoding nucleotidyl transferase AbiEii/AbiGii toxin family protein, giving the protein MMITYDDVAELEYEARELVVLEALLRRITLVNMPFVLKGSLLTRQYLDNREIRDADDIDLLYAGKIRDVEHAHEVFTQWMIQVTEMDLNDGVVFRSFRKNAFWRYIDYAMADDFPTINTDIAYYFKGQPREASDYNELNLDISFNLEMDADPVPLEYQPAIGESFHVPYTVPLSIQVAWKLHQTIVRPRFKDLYDLKFLLSHPSYDNDALKETLQALVNECSIDPSIKKADMKKVLVDDLQHIYDSLSYDYELRKYAGSMDRGLYFTQFVSDLRKKMDFAGINGYTFESLPSPTPKKL
- a CDS encoding Imm3 family immunity protein; the protein is MHWEYEELFEAINEMYQEYRAEDMRGTQALSRTLGEFETTMNLGIFEKSIVLIAYGEILLTHSAVFHKSKEYLLKGLDSLNMQQLKEKLSLEQFDDLITRKTLLLEKIEQKPIEYHLDKIV